A single genomic interval of Dyella sp. GSA-30 harbors:
- a CDS encoding Na/Pi cotransporter family protein, with protein MKGTFALLDIAGYVALLLWGTHMVTSGVLRGYGSVLRRWLERYLSHRPAAFAFGICITALLQSSTAAGLMAASFAANGFLGLAPGLAVMLGANVGTTLIVQVMSFDISVVAPVLILLGFVIHRRTDDARYENLGRVAIGLGLMLLSLHLLVASLAPMENAQVLRAVVLSLASEPVLAVLVAALLTWLFHSSVAMVLLIASLANAGVVDATGALALVLGANLGGTLPALLEAHTPIARRLPLGNLLVRAVGCIICLPLLHPLTQWLAPLGASPARMAVNFHTAFNLGLAVLFILPVERMAQLLVRVLPDPPRPEDPGVPQYLDEGALESANVALANAARESMRMADMVEGMLKGLVEVFGKDDRARAAAISRMDPWLDRLGMAIREYLADLGAEALNEEDGERSQEILAFVINIEHIGDITANNLMEFAAKKAERGQDFSADDIQDLAAMHHLVMESLRLGLTVFLRGDLRAAQQLVARKEMLWRLENDASERHIRALRERRDGGGGDVYLRILRDLKRVHSHLAALAYLPLERAGLLQARLVREPVAPSATH; from the coding sequence ATGAAAGGAACCTTCGCTCTGCTCGATATCGCAGGCTATGTCGCGCTGCTCCTGTGGGGTACGCACATGGTCACCAGTGGCGTGTTGCGTGGCTACGGCAGCGTGTTGCGCCGTTGGCTGGAACGTTATCTCAGCCATCGCCCAGCGGCATTCGCCTTTGGCATCTGCATCACCGCGCTGCTGCAGAGCAGTACCGCCGCCGGGCTGATGGCCGCCTCGTTCGCGGCCAACGGCTTTCTTGGGCTGGCGCCAGGCCTCGCAGTCATGCTCGGTGCTAACGTCGGCACGACGCTGATCGTGCAGGTGATGTCGTTTGATATCTCCGTAGTAGCGCCGGTGCTGATTCTGCTTGGCTTTGTCATTCATCGCCGCACCGATGACGCGCGTTATGAGAATCTGGGGCGCGTAGCGATCGGGCTGGGCCTGATGCTGCTTTCGCTGCATCTGCTGGTGGCCTCATTGGCACCGATGGAGAACGCACAAGTCTTGCGTGCGGTTGTGTTGAGCCTGGCCTCCGAGCCGGTGCTGGCCGTGCTGGTAGCGGCACTGTTGACCTGGCTGTTTCATTCCAGCGTTGCCATGGTGCTGCTGATCGCCTCGTTGGCCAACGCTGGCGTGGTAGATGCGACCGGTGCGCTGGCGCTTGTGCTTGGCGCCAATCTTGGTGGCACCTTGCCGGCATTGCTCGAAGCGCATACCCCGATAGCGCGTCGCCTGCCGTTGGGTAACCTGCTGGTGCGCGCAGTCGGCTGCATCATCTGCTTGCCGTTGCTGCATCCGTTGACGCAGTGGCTGGCGCCGCTTGGCGCATCGCCGGCTCGCATGGCGGTGAATTTCCATACCGCGTTCAACCTCGGTCTGGCCGTATTGTTCATTCTCCCGGTCGAGCGCATGGCGCAACTGCTGGTGCGTGTGTTGCCCGACCCGCCGCGCCCGGAGGACCCGGGGGTGCCGCAGTATCTCGACGAAGGCGCGCTGGAATCGGCGAACGTGGCCTTGGCCAATGCCGCCCGCGAGTCGATGCGCATGGCCGACATGGTCGAAGGCATGTTGAAAGGGCTGGTGGAAGTTTTCGGCAAGGATGACCGCGCACGCGCCGCGGCGATCAGCCGTATGGATCCGTGGCTCGACCGTCTTGGCATGGCCATTCGCGAATATCTCGCGGACCTGGGTGCGGAAGCCTTGAATGAAGAGGATGGCGAGCGTAGCCAGGAAATCCTTGCCTTTGTCATCAACATCGAACATATCGGCGATATCACCGCCAACAACCTGATGGAGTTCGCCGCCAAGAAGGCCGAACGCGGTCAGGATTTCTCGGCCGACGACATCCAGGACCTGGCCGCTATGCACCATCTTGTGATGGAAAGCTTGCGGCTCGGGCTCACTGTGTTCCTGCGCGGCGATCTCCGTGCGGCGCAGCAGCTGGTGGCGCGCAAGGAAATGCTGTGGCGGTTGGAGAACGACGCGTCGGAGCGGCATATCCGGGCGTTGCGCGAGCGTCGCGATGGCGGCGGCGGAGATGTTTATCTACGCATTCTGCGCGACCTCAAACGTGTTCACTCGCACCTGGCGGCACTCGCCTATCTGCCGCTGGAGCGTGCAGGCCTGTTGCAGGCTCGCCTGGTGCGCGAACCCGTGGCGCCATCGGCGACCCACTGA
- a CDS encoding TonB-dependent receptor translates to MNKHLKGVLFCTAIIATAPIANVARGQDASTSDVGKKKALPAAIEKASASTKDATTLQGIVVTAAKREQDIQKVPISMTAYTGEQLERQGITSLSDLSRIAPALNVASSGPGENNLIIRGISSSAGSAATVGYYLDDVPIAASSNAALLSTRGVIDPSVFDIERVEVLRGPQGTIYGSSSMGGTIKYVTNQPDADNTEARIKTDVSGTYHGGPNANVNGILNIPLIQGKVGLRVSAYYRDDDGYIDRYRIDPKNYLAADPNSPKQDNVNTYKTYGTRVALLIKPDDSLTITPSFIYQYSRLGSPFTYDKIPGSLEDAYQVRDVNEANTQKSTISNLAIHKQFDSFELMSSTSYFTRNVSLRDDSSKVVNYFFGLPTVYPVTMYGDYKNKEFTQEIRATSNFDGPFQAIVGAFYHDVNAPLASSIPYPAGFNETFNTPFPAYSTIYAGTRHATLDEYAVFGEISYNFTDKLKGSVGLRAFEVKQSFAQTGDGLFNGGYSSVNSSSKDYGSTPKYTLQYQLTPDKMIYATASQGYRPGGPNNPAPAALCGTEVEGLGLSQSQLNKYGPDYLWNYELGMKTAWLDNRLTVDASVYHIDWSKVQQQIVLSCGYNITANFGNAVSEGGELEVRYMPVRALTLSAGVGYTDAHLKNDVPGTSAKDGDRLPNVPRLSASTSAEYRHSVNNEYDGFVRADISYVGNETFLYDRTSPFYRRGGFATTNVRLGIEGHNGIDVSLYATNLFDKRGETDLPVAISADLPTTRRVAINQPRTIGVTFQYQY, encoded by the coding sequence ATGAACAAGCATCTAAAGGGTGTGCTGTTTTGCACAGCCATCATCGCCACGGCGCCCATAGCGAACGTGGCCCGCGGGCAAGACGCGTCCACCAGCGACGTGGGCAAGAAAAAGGCGTTGCCTGCCGCGATCGAAAAGGCATCGGCCAGCACGAAGGACGCAACCACCTTGCAAGGCATCGTGGTGACGGCAGCCAAGCGCGAGCAGGACATCCAAAAGGTGCCGATCAGCATGACGGCGTACACCGGCGAGCAGCTCGAACGTCAGGGTATTACAAGCTTGTCGGATCTCTCTCGCATCGCGCCAGCCTTGAACGTGGCCTCATCCGGCCCAGGCGAAAACAATCTGATTATCCGTGGCATTTCTTCCAGCGCCGGATCGGCGGCGACGGTGGGCTACTACCTCGATGACGTGCCGATCGCCGCGTCCAGCAACGCCGCCCTGCTCTCGACTCGCGGCGTGATCGATCCGTCGGTTTTCGACATCGAGCGCGTGGAAGTGCTGCGCGGCCCGCAAGGCACCATCTACGGCTCCAGCTCGATGGGTGGCACGATCAAATACGTGACCAACCAACCCGATGCCGACAATACCGAGGCGCGCATCAAGACCGATGTGTCGGGTACGTATCACGGCGGCCCCAACGCGAACGTCAACGGCATCCTGAATATCCCGTTGATTCAGGGCAAGGTGGGGCTGCGCGTGTCGGCCTACTACCGCGACGACGACGGCTATATCGACCGCTATCGCATCGATCCGAAGAACTATCTCGCGGCCGACCCGAACAGCCCGAAGCAGGACAACGTCAACACCTATAAAACGTATGGCACGCGTGTCGCATTGCTGATCAAGCCGGACGACTCGTTGACCATCACGCCCAGTTTTATCTACCAGTATTCGCGGCTGGGTTCGCCATTCACCTACGACAAGATTCCAGGCAGCCTGGAAGATGCCTATCAGGTGCGCGACGTCAACGAAGCGAACACGCAGAAGTCGACCATCTCCAATCTGGCCATCCACAAGCAGTTCGACAGCTTCGAGCTGATGTCGTCGACCTCTTACTTCACTCGTAACGTGAGCTTGCGTGACGACAGCTCCAAGGTGGTCAATTACTTCTTTGGCCTGCCGACCGTGTATCCGGTCACCATGTATGGCGACTACAAGAACAAGGAGTTCACGCAGGAGATTCGTGCCACCAGCAACTTCGACGGACCATTTCAGGCGATTGTCGGTGCGTTCTACCATGATGTGAACGCGCCGCTGGCTTCGTCCATCCCCTACCCGGCCGGCTTCAACGAGACCTTCAATACGCCGTTCCCCGCGTATTCGACGATCTATGCCGGTACACGCCATGCCACGCTCGACGAATACGCCGTGTTTGGTGAAATTTCCTATAACTTCACCGACAAGCTCAAAGGCAGCGTCGGCTTGCGCGCCTTCGAGGTAAAGCAGTCGTTCGCACAGACCGGAGATGGCCTGTTCAACGGCGGCTACAGCAGCGTGAACAGCAGCTCGAAGGATTACGGCAGCACGCCGAAATACACCCTTCAGTACCAGTTGACCCCGGACAAGATGATCTATGCCACGGCTTCGCAAGGCTACCGTCCGGGCGGTCCGAACAATCCGGCACCGGCGGCGCTTTGCGGTACGGAAGTCGAGGGCCTGGGCCTGAGTCAGTCGCAGCTCAACAAGTATGGCCCGGATTATTTATGGAACTACGAGCTGGGCATGAAGACCGCCTGGCTCGACAATCGACTGACTGTCGATGCTTCGGTCTACCACATCGACTGGAGCAAGGTGCAACAGCAGATCGTGCTGAGCTGCGGCTACAACATCACCGCGAACTTCGGTAACGCAGTGAGCGAGGGCGGCGAACTGGAAGTGCGTTACATGCCGGTGCGTGCGCTGACCCTCAGTGCCGGTGTTGGATACACGGACGCCCACCTCAAGAACGACGTGCCCGGCACATCGGCCAAGGATGGTGACCGCCTGCCCAATGTACCGCGCCTGTCGGCATCGACCTCGGCCGAATACCGGCACAGCGTGAACAACGAGTACGACGGCTTCGTGCGCGCCGATATCAGCTATGTAGGCAACGAAACCTTCCTGTACGACCGGACCAGCCCGTTCTATCGCCGCGGCGGCTTTGCCACGACCAACGTCCGTCTGGGCATCGAAGGACATAACGGCATCGACGTCTCGCTCTATGCGACCAATCTGTTCGACAAGCGCGGCGAAACCGATCTGCCAGTGGCCATTTCCGCCGACCTGCCGACCACGCGGCGCGTTGCGATCAATCAGCCACGTACGATCGGGGTGACGTTCCAGTATCAGTACTAG
- a CDS encoding nuclear transport factor 2 family protein yields MKTTSLLFCSLAALSVSSPVLAETSAAAVRASIETALNQSAAAWTAGDLAKFMQVYEKSPSIRYMGSSGIVVGYDAIQSMYAARFGKGPSMGKLSLELVDVQQVGPQYAFVVGRYHLQQDNGATVSGVTSLLFHKVGTQWLIVADHSS; encoded by the coding sequence ATGAAAACGACTTCGCTACTGTTTTGCAGCCTCGCTGCGCTGTCCGTCAGTTCGCCCGTGCTCGCTGAAACATCGGCTGCCGCGGTACGCGCGTCGATCGAGACGGCGCTTAACCAGAGTGCCGCCGCATGGACGGCCGGCGACCTGGCGAAGTTCATGCAGGTTTACGAAAAATCGCCGAGCATTCGCTACATGGGTTCCAGCGGTATTGTCGTGGGCTACGACGCAATCCAGTCGATGTATGCGGCACGCTTCGGCAAGGGTCCCAGCATGGGCAAGCTCAGCCTGGAGCTGGTCGATGTGCAGCAGGTCGGGCCGCAATACGCTTTCGTCGTGGGGCGCTATCACCTGCAGCAAGACAATGGCGCTACCGTTTCCGGCGTCACGTCGCTGCTGTTCCACAAAGTAGGAACACAGTGGTTGATCGTCGCCGACCATAGTTCCTGA
- a CDS encoding XRE family transcriptional regulator translates to MAAATSAAGKSGVLSIGTAIRDRRRGLGLTLQGLASESGLSVPFLSQVERNLASPSLLSLEAIAQALGVDVDYFVGVPSPGQIVCRANEHERIDLHSPVVYERLSGRHAERKMEALRLIVPPGLAAPTVHREGEGFWYILSGELEMCVGKKKFVLKAGDSAHFDQRHPYNIRNPGKVEVRMIWVGTPAIFRD, encoded by the coding sequence ATGGCTGCAGCGACGTCCGCCGCCGGCAAGTCTGGCGTGCTCAGCATCGGGACTGCGATACGCGATCGTCGACGCGGGCTCGGCCTGACCCTGCAGGGTCTGGCCAGCGAATCGGGTTTGTCGGTACCGTTTCTGTCGCAGGTCGAGCGCAATCTTGCGTCGCCATCGCTTTTATCGCTGGAAGCCATTGCACAGGCGTTGGGCGTGGACGTCGACTACTTCGTCGGCGTTCCGTCGCCTGGGCAGATCGTGTGTCGCGCCAATGAGCACGAACGCATCGATCTGCATTCCCCGGTGGTCTATGAGCGGCTGAGTGGGCGTCATGCCGAGCGCAAGATGGAGGCGCTACGGCTGATCGTGCCGCCGGGTCTTGCCGCGCCGACCGTTCATCGCGAGGGGGAGGGCTTTTGGTACATCCTCAGCGGTGAGTTGGAGATGTGCGTGGGTAAAAAGAAGTTTGTGCTGAAGGCCGGCGATAGCGCCCACTTCGACCAGCGTCACCCTTACAACATACGCAATCCGGGTAAGGTGGAAGTACGCATGATCTGGGTGGGTACGCCGGCTATTTTCAGGGACTGA
- a CDS encoding IclR family transcriptional regulator translates to MAAESPKYRAPALDKGLDILELLAKAVAPLTIAEISEGVGRSRGEIFRMLQVLEERDYISRPDGEGAYSITPRLFRLGMEQPPVKSLVETALPVMHRLAEEIDQSCHLVVPSQEQIVVIARVDPPGEIGLVVRVGHRRPISHSASGYVLLAWQDNETRERWFQTMIAHEPNLRRLPIETAIRDIRDAGVATIPSQVVDGVTDLSVPVIEHDHAVCAMTIPFIERRGSSVNMATTTRLLIKAAEEVSHLLAHGQTPSSSE, encoded by the coding sequence ATGGCTGCCGAGTCACCCAAATACCGCGCCCCCGCCCTCGACAAGGGACTCGACATTCTCGAACTGCTCGCCAAGGCGGTCGCGCCACTGACGATCGCCGAGATATCCGAAGGCGTGGGTCGCTCGCGCGGCGAAATCTTTCGCATGCTCCAGGTGCTGGAAGAACGCGATTACATCAGCCGCCCGGATGGTGAGGGCGCTTATTCGATCACGCCGCGCCTGTTTCGCCTCGGCATGGAACAACCCCCGGTCAAGAGTCTGGTCGAGACGGCGCTGCCGGTGATGCACCGACTCGCCGAAGAGATCGACCAATCGTGCCATCTGGTGGTGCCCTCGCAGGAACAGATCGTAGTGATCGCCCGTGTCGACCCGCCGGGCGAGATCGGCCTGGTGGTGCGCGTCGGCCATCGCCGTCCGATATCGCACTCCGCATCGGGCTACGTCCTGCTGGCATGGCAGGACAATGAAACACGCGAGCGCTGGTTCCAGACCATGATTGCGCATGAGCCGAATCTGCGACGCCTGCCCATCGAGACGGCTATTCGCGACATTCGCGATGCGGGCGTCGCGACGATACCGAGCCAGGTGGTCGACGGCGTGACCGACCTTTCAGTACCGGTGATTGAGCACGATCATGCCGTCTGCGCGATGACCATTCCTTTCATCGAACGCCGCGGGTCATCCGTGAATATGGCGACCACTACGCGACTGCTCATCAAGGCTGCCGAAGAGGTTTCTCATCTGTTGGCGCATGGTCAGACGCCATCGTCGAGTGAGTGA